The Candidatus Baltobacteraceae bacterium region GCCGTTACGTCGATCGAAATCGAGCTCGAGGATCGGCTCAAGTATTTCAAGGACAACGGCAAACTGATCGAGGCGCAGCGCATCGAGGGCCGCACCCGATACGATCTCGACATGCTGCGCGAAGTCGGCTACTGCAACGGCGTCGAGAATTACTCGCGGCACCTCACCGGTCGCGAACCGGGCTCCACGCCGTGGTGCCTCCTGGACTTCTTTCCGAAGGATTGGCTGCTCTTCGTCGACGAGTCGCACGTGACGATGCCGCAGACGCATGGCATGTTCGCGGGCGATCGCTCGCGCAAACTCTCGCTCGTCGATCACGGCTTTCGCCTGCCGAGCGCGCTCGATAACCGGCCGCTCACCTACGACGAATTCGACGCACATATCAACCAGGTCGTCTACGTCTCGGCGACGCCGAGTACGTACGAGCTCGGGCGCAGCAGCCAAGTCGTCGAAATGATTATTCGCCCGACCGGCCTGGTCGATCCCGAAGTCGAGGTGCGGCCGACCCGCAATCAGGTCGACGATCTCATGGAAGAGATTCGCCTGCGCGTGACGCGCAACGAACGCGTGCTCGTGACCACGCTAACCAAGAAGATGGCCGAGGATCTCACCGACTTCTTGCTCGAGATGAACTTTAAGGTGCGTTACCTGCATAGCGAGATCGACACGCTCGAGCGCATCGCGATTCTGCGCGATCTGCGCCTGGGCGTCTTCGACGTACTCGTCGGAATTAATTTGCTGCGCGAAGGTTTGGATTTGCCGGAAGTCTCGCTCGTCGGCATCCTCGACGCCGATAAAGAAGGCTATCTGCGCAGCGAGACCTCGCTCGTGCAGACGATTGGGCGCGCGGCGCGGCACGTTGAAGGCAAGGTGATCATGTACGCAGACGTCATTACGGAATCGATGGCGCGCGCGCTCGGTGAGACCAAGCGCCGCCGCGAAACGCAGGTCGCGTTCAACGCCGCGCACGGCATCGAGCCGAAGTCGATTCGCAAGGAGGTTCGCGACATTCTCGAACTCGTCGGCGCCACCGCCGACGTTGAGGAGAAATTAAAGCGGGAAAAACTGCCGCGCGACGTGGCGATCAAGATGGCGCAGGACATCGAGCGCAAGATGCGCGAGTACGCCGCCAATCTCGAGTTCGAAAAGGCGGCTGCGCTTCGCGACGAGCTGGTGGAACTGCGCAAACAGTTGGGGGGCAACGAGTCGCTGCTTTTTGCGGGCAAGGCACCGAAGATTTTCGAGCAGGCGCTCAAGGAACTGGCCGGCCGCTAGCCCGGGGCGGCGCCGATCGTACGGCCAGCGCGTGAACGGTGCCGATTCCCGGGTACACGATCTTCCCAAAGCTTTCTTCCTTGGTTACCAAGCACGTAAGGAGCGAAACTTTAATGAAGCATCTACGAACGATTCGCGCGACCGCGGCTGCGGTTGCCCTGGCGGCAACCGTTGGATTCGTCGGTTTGGCGCACGCCCCGTCGAGCGCCCGTCCGGCGCCGCAGGCGACGGAGCTTCCATCCCCGGCCGAGTCGGCGCCCCCCGAGGCCGCGACCCCAGAGCCCGTGATGGCGCCCCCGGCCGGTACCACGACGCCCGCGCCGGATCAGGCGACGCCGGCGACCGGCAGCACCGCTCCGACCACGCAGACCAACGCACTCAACGACAATCCCAACGGAGCGAATTGGCTGCAGAAGTTCAATCGCCAGCCGGCCGCCATGCCGAGCCACACCATGCCGAGTCACACGATGATGATGAAGCATCACATGATGACGCCGGGCCACATGCCGATGGCGCATCCCATGCCGATGGCGCATCCCATGCCGATGAAGCACCCGATGCCGATGAAACACCCAATGACGATGCCGATGCCGAAACCGTCGCCGACGCCCTAGCCGGCGCGGCCGGATACTCGAACGGTAAAACAACGGAGCCCTCCGAAGGTACAAGGTCGCTAAAGGGAGGGTGTCCGTTGTTGTATCGTTTTGGCTGCGCCGTTGGCAAGATCGACGGAATCGGATTGCGGCCGGCACCGTAACCGTGCGGCTTACACTCGCCCCGGTGGAGCGCACCGGCGCGCTCGCGGTGTTGACGGCCACCCTGGAACCGCAGTCGCGCCCGGTACGCATTCGCTACGCAACGCGAACCGGCGCGCTTTTGCGGGTCGATGGAGCCGCGCTCGGAGCTTTCGATCGCGAACATCGCGAGGTCGAGTTGGCGCCGTGCGAGCGGCCGCGCGCGTTGCAGTTCGAAGTCGAACTGCGCGCCCTGCCAACCAACGCGCTGCCTTCCGGCCCCGGGCTGCAATGGATGCTGCTCCAGGCCCTCTCGCACCCCGAGCCGCACGCGCATGCGGAACTGCTCGAGGGCGCGGAATCGCTGCCGGAACCGGCCGACGGGGACGTTCGCGCGATCGGACACTCCCATCTGGACGTTGCGTGGCTCTGGACGTACGAAGAAACGCGCCGCAAGGCCGCGCGCACGTTTGCCATCGCGACCGATCTGCTCGATCGCGATCCAACCTTTACGTTCGCGCAATCGCAGCCGCAGCTCTACGCCTTTGTGGAGCACGACGATCCCGCGCTGTTCGCACGCGTCGCGGCGCATGTGGCTGCGGGGCGCTTCGATCCGCAGGTCGCCGCCATGTGGGTCGAGCCCGACTGCAACCTGCCTTCGGGCGAATCGCTGCTGCGGCAGTTGCTCTTCGGGCACCGCTATTGCCTCGAACGTTTCGGCGTCGAGCCCGCGATCGCGTGGCTGCCCGATTCGTTCGGCTTCGCGAACACGCTGCCGATGCTGCTCGCGCACGCGGGCGTGCGTTTTTTTGCCACGACCAAGCTGCAATGGAACGACACCACGCGCTTTCCCTATCCGCAGTTTACGTGGCGCGCGCCCGACGGCAGCGAAGTGATCGGCGCGCTGCTGCAATCGT contains the following coding sequences:
- the uvrB gene encoding excinuclease ABC subunit UvrB translates to MPQKFELVAPYSLAGDQPKATAALSEGVLRGDRAQTLLGVTGSGKTVAMARVIEMVQKPTLVLCHNKTLAAQLCAEFRDFFPNNAVEYFVSYFDYYQPEAYIAHTDTYIEKDSSINDEIERLRHSATQSMLTRPDTLIVASVSCIYGLGSPSDYMEMSVTIRVGGELNRDAFLRKLVDMQYRRNDLNLVRGTFRVRGDTLEFVSVDEELVHRIEFFGDTVDAINVVNLMTGEYVESKDELLIFPAKHFITPDEKLRRAVTSIEIELEDRLKYFKDNGKLIEAQRIEGRTRYDLDMLREVGYCNGVENYSRHLTGREPGSTPWCLLDFFPKDWLLFVDESHVTMPQTHGMFAGDRSRKLSLVDHGFRLPSALDNRPLTYDEFDAHINQVVYVSATPSTYELGRSSQVVEMIIRPTGLVDPEVEVRPTRNQVDDLMEEIRLRVTRNERVLVTTLTKKMAEDLTDFLLEMNFKVRYLHSEIDTLERIAILRDLRLGVFDVLVGINLLREGLDLPEVSLVGILDADKEGYLRSETSLVQTIGRAARHVEGKVIMYADVITESMARALGETKRRRETQVAFNAAHGIEPKSIRKEVRDILELVGATADVEEKLKREKLPRDVAIKMAQDIERKMREYAANLEFEKAAALRDELVELRKQLGGNESLLFAGKAPKIFEQALKELAGR